In Oryzias melastigma strain HK-1 linkage group LG16, ASM292280v2, whole genome shotgun sequence, a single genomic region encodes these proteins:
- the cicb gene encoding protein capicua homolog isoform X4, whose protein sequence is MFSSENPPYLRQGLSMFVWTNVEPRSVPVFPWHSLVPFLAPTQSDASPQPEEGQHPVNHPQAAILKTECQGVASLSQEPTEAPPTVERVPPTRPLPSSYEPLPEKEKGDAERERPDSETESDVDDPFLPGVVPEPPITTSPVKRRTQSLSALPKDGDKNSPGKREKDHIRRPMNAFMIFSKRHRALVHQRHPNQDNRTVSKILGEWWYALGPKEKQKYHDLAFQVKEAHFKAHPDWKWCNKDRKKSSSEGRGVPGAKDIRERSMSESTEPHSVELKGVGPGLVGVSERSTAEEHVGQLTRPRAFSQSAMHSLGDRGNTQALAELAQMCGESGSQFSSHAPSLSQNQRGVSEDMTSDDERMVICEEEGDDDVIEDPYPSSSIDLKCKERVSDSDSENASGDEGDRKRVFAPVICSSSSTSSSHHTPHGRSVSLSSYPSSKRYDEGRSGGGGLSDHRRKERGEAEGKDTFVVEGGRGVQAPPLSLSSGQSVISTSLAGGPPPSSAGSLGTNPLLGIGTVRVASTAVTNVMRPVISSPLPIASKPREGGSSSSPHPPERKSLTPQQQPQLLISPGVGGGAAATGGGYYSSSSPNPAGAGGVVTNLVLGGALPAQSAVQLITPSPPSQLPHQQALPSTAVSATHSQSNGPLPVPLLQPQFLPASSLAPPGGKAITQVQYILPSLPASTHPKSPPQQLSQPTSIFNLPTAPPTHVSLSNGKQQGASLPAGAVGVVSSGSRVQTQSPVLQGKMLVPMATVRTAPAPAQQFPIVTPPLPVQNGAQSGSKIIQIAPMPVVQSQLPQGGAVHPASAFPVTVGTAAVVAPGSAPSQTVLLPQAPTRITYVQSTPGISSTLPLVSTTTGSSSSQQALPVPGSAYVPSPLATLGFTAIASPGQTLVQPLIAGQPPLLAAAQTPQPPTSAPAAGSGSQIVTAIYPPSPSVTMATGVVSMAPVPSSVAYTVSSSSASPHILPKHPPTLSAVTPHPQPHPDRQVDRQLPPDRPAERQNDRQAELPGHFERQLDRQLHTSSSGSSVAPPGGSAVSVRPCSPPLQIQIPGNPPGTPKLLQPPVRNPLKVKAAIATIPVGSYDGGGRGKERDKEKEREKEAGRETASNSHFSFDPEPLRQTGSPSAPPTEEPPSLDRSLEGSSTTDSTDARNRESITTKEAAWKEQESLPSPPLPPPSTTEPSLPPPQTDKDTLTPKKIKARPPPLKKTFDSVDKTGRVLSEVYFEERFAELPEFRPEEVLPSPTLQSLATSPRAILGSYRRKRKNSTDLDSATDEQLSPKRKSRRRSSCSSEPNTPKSAAKCEGDIFTFDRAAPDGEDILAELEFEKVPYSSLRRTLDQRRALVMQLFQEQGFFPSAQATAAFQTRYSDIFPTKVCLQLKIREVRQKIMQTATPTDGPGLGPSDSSCSLPGPSGSHSGEGPGRGGDLQDDEAEQGAQASPEKPRDPHESAR, encoded by the exons TGTGGACCAATGTAGAGCCCCGCTCAGTTCCAGTCTTCCCTTGGCATTCATTGGTTCCTTTTCTGGCACCGACCCAATCAGATGCTTCCCCTCAGCCAGAAGAGGGCCAGCACCCAGTCAACCACCCCCAAGCTGCCATCCTAAAGACAG aatgtCAGGGGGTAGCATCGCTTTCACAGGAGCCCACAGAGGCACCTCCCACTGTAGAAAGAGTTCCTCCAACCCGGCCTCTCCCTTCCTCTTATGAGCCGCTTCCAGAGAAGGAGAAAGGAGATGCAGAGAGAGAGAGGCCCGACAGTGAAACTGAGAGTGATGTGGACGACCC TTTCTTACCAGGAGTTGTACCTGAGCCGCCCATCACCACATCACCAGTTAAGAGGCGTACCCAGTCTCTCAGTGCGCTACCCAAAGATGGAGATAAGAACAGTCCAGGAAAG AGAGAAAAAGACCACATCCGACGACCAATGAATGCATTCATGATTTTTAGCAAGCGTCATCGAGCCTTAGTGCACCAGCGGCACCCGAACCAGGACAATAGGACGGTTAGCAAGATCCTTGGGGAGTGGTGGTACGCTCTGGGACCAAAAGAGAAGCAGAAGTACCACGACTTAGCCTTCCAG GTTAAAGAAGCCCATTTTAAAGCCCACCCAGACTGGAAATGGTGTAACAAAGACAGGAAGAAGTCCAGCTCTGAAGGCCGTGGAGTCCCTGGGGCTAAAGACATCAGAGAGAGAAGCATGTCTGAATCCACAG aGCCTCATTCGGTGGAGCTGAAGGGTGTGGGTCCAGGTTTGGTGGGTGTTTCTGAGAGGAGCACAGCAGAAGAGCATGTTGGCCAGCTCACTCGTCCTAGAGCCTTCTCTCAAAGTGCCATGCACAGTCTGGGTGACAGGGGTAACACCCAGGCCCTGGCAGAACTAGCACAG atgtgTGGTGAAAGTGGCAGTCAGTTTTCAAGCCATGCCCCTTCACTCTCACAGAACCAGCGGGGCGTCAGTGAGGACATGACCAGCGACGATGAGCGCATGGTCATCTGCGAGGAGGAGGGGGACGATGATGTCATCG agGACCCTTATCCTAGCAGCTCCATAGATCTGAAATGTAAGGAGCGAGTGTCTGACAGCGACAGTGAGAACGCTTCAGGAGATGAAGGCGATCGGAAG AGGGTTTTTGCCCCAGTCATCTGCTCGTCTTCCTCCACTTCTTCATCGCATCACACCCCCCATGGCAGGAGCGTCTCGCTGTCCTCTTACCCCTCAAGCAAACGCTATGATGAGGGGAGGTCTGGAGGGGGTGGGCTTTCAGACCACAGGAGGAAGGAGAGAGGAGAGGCAGAAGGAAAGGACACTTTTGTGGTTGAGGGTGGCAGAGGTGTGCAGGCCCCTCCCCTCTCCCTCTCCTCTGGTCAGTCAGTCATTTCTACATCTCTAGCTGGAGGGCCCCCGCCCTCGTCCGCAGGCTCTTTGGGAACAAACCCTCTCCTGGGTATTGGGACTGTGCGGGTGGCGTCCACAGCAGTGACCAACGTGATGCGTCCTGTAATCAGCTCGCCCCTCCCCATTGCCAGCAAACCTAGAGAGGGAGGCTCCTCGTCCAGCCCCCACCCCCCTGAGAGGAAGTCCCTGACTCCCCAACAGCAGCCCCAACTTCTGATCAGTCCAGGggttgggggcggggctgcagCCACAGGGGGTGGGTACTACTCTTCATCTTCGCCCAATCCAGCGGGTGCAGGCGGTGTGGTCACTAACTTAGTGTTGGGAGGAGCTCTGCCTGCACAGTCAGCTGTCCAGCTCATTACCCCCTCCCCCCCTTCCCAGCTACCGCATCAGCAAGCCCTCCCCTCCACCGCTGTTtcagccacacatagccaaagcAACGGGCCCCTGCCTGTGCCTCTGCTTCAGCCCCAGTTCCTTCCTGCTTCCTCCCTGGCTCCCCCTGGGGGTAAGGCCATCACACAAGTTCAATACATTCTGCCCAGTTTACCAGCCAGCACCCACCCCAAGAGCCCGCCTCAGCAGCTCAGCCAGCCAACCAGTATCTTCAACTTACCCACAGCACCCCCGACACATGTGTCATTGTCCAATGGAAAGCAGCAGGGTGCGAGTCTACCAGCGGGAGCGGTGGGTGTGGTCAGTTCTGGGTCTAGAG TGCAAACGCAGTCTCCAGTGCTCCAGGGTAAAATGCTGGTTCCCATGGCAACAGTAAGGACTGCACCAGCCCCTGCCCAGCAGTTTCCCATTGTGACTCCACCTCTTCCTGTACAGAATGGTGCTCAGTCTGGAAGCAAG ATCATCCAGATTGCTCCTATGCCAGTGGTCCAGTCGCAGCTCCCTCAGGGAGGAGCAGTGCATCCTGCCAGTGCTTTCCCGGTTACAGTGGGCACAGCCGCTGTGGTGGCACCTGGATCCGCCCCCTCCCAGACGGTGCTGCTGCCACAAGCACCTACTAG AATCACCTATGTCCAGTCCACTCCTGGGATCTCATCCACTCTGCCTTTAGTCTCCACGACAACCGGCTCTTCCTCGTCTCAGCAAGCTCTGCCCGTCCCTGGATCTGCATATGTCCCATCGCCGTTAGCAACCCTCGGGTTCACGGCCATTGCTTCACCTGGACAGACACTCGTTCAGCCGCTAATTGCTG GCCAGCCACCGCTTCTAGCAGCCGCTCAGACCCCACAGCCCCCCACCTCAGCCCCCGCTGCTGGTTCTGGGAGCCAGATAGTCACAGCCATCTACCCTCCTTCACCAagtgtcaccatggcaacaggggTTGTTTCCATGGCACCGGTGCCCTCGAGTGTGGCCTACACCGTCTCCAGCTCAAGTGCTTCCCCACACATCTTGCCTAAACACCCACCAACCCTCAGTGCTGTCACACCTCATCCACAGCCCCATCCGGACAGACAGGTGGACCGGCAGCTGCCTCCGGACAGGCCCGCCGAGCGACAAAATGACAGGCAGGCTGAACTGCCGGGACACTTTGAGAGACAGTTAGACAGGCAGTTGCATACCTCCAGCAGTGGCAGCTCAGTGGCACCCCCTGGTGGCTCAGCAGTGTCCGTCAGGCCCTGCAGTCCTCCCCTTCAAATCCAAATTCCTG gCAACCCACCAGGTACGCCCAAGCTGTTACAGCCTCCGGTCAGGAACCCTCTCAAAGTAAAGGCAGCCATCGCCACCATCCCAGTGGGGAGCTACGATGGAGGAGGCAGGGGAAAAGAGCGTGACAAGGAGAAGGAGCGGGAGAAGGAGGCGGGCAGGGAAACTGCCAGCAACAGTCATTTCTCTTTTGATCCTGAGCCGCTGAGGCAGACGGGCTCTCCgtcagcccctcccacagaggAGCCCCCGTCTTTAGATCGATCTCTGGAGGGCTCCAGTACGACGGACTCTACCGACGCCCGGAACAGAGAAAGCATAACCACCAAAGAG GCTGCATGGAAGGAGCAGGAGtccctcccctcccctcctctcccCCCTCCATCAACCACAGAGCCCTCTTTACCACCTCCACAGACTGACAAAGACACTCTGACGCCCAAAAAGATTAAAGCTCGTCCCCCACCACTGAAGAAGACCTTCGACTCTGTGGACAA GACTGGCAGGGTTCTTTCAGAGGTATACTTTGAGGAACGCTTCGCTGAGCTGCCAGAGTTTCGACCAGAGGAAGTTTTGCCGTCGCCGACCTTGCAAAGCCTGGCCACTTCCCCCCGTGCCATCCTGGGAAGCTACCGCCGAAAGAGGAAGAACTCCACAG atTTGGATTCTGCCACCGATGAGCAGCTATCGCCGAAGAGAAAAAGTCGGCGGCGATCAAGCTGCAGCTCGGAACCAAACACGCCTAAAAGTGCCGCTAAGTGTGAGGGGGACATCTTCACGTTTGACAGAGCAG CCCCTGATGGAGAAGACATTCTGGCTGAACTGGAGTTTGAGAAAGTGCCGTACTCCTCCCTGAGGCGAACTCTGGATCAGAGGAGAGCTCTTGTCATGCAGCTGTTCCAGGAGCAGGGCTTCTTCCCATCAG CTCAGGCCACTGCAGCTTTCCAGACGAGATACTCCGACATTTTTCCCACTAAGGTGTGCTTGCAGCTGAAGATCAGGGAGGTCCGGCAGAAGATCATGCAGACAGCGACTCCCACCGACGGCCCCGGCTTGGGGCCCTCGGACTCCTCGTGCTCTCTTCCCGGACCGTCCGGCTCCCACTCGGGGGAGGGACCTGGGAGAGGTGGAGACCTGCAGGATGACGAGGCTGAACAGGGAGCACAGGCGAGCCCAGAGAAGCCTCGTGATCCACACGAGTCTGCTAGATGA
- the cicb gene encoding protein capicua homolog isoform X5 has protein sequence MWTNVEPRSVPVFPWHSLVPFLAPTQSDASPQPEEGQHPVNHPQAAILKTECQGVASLSQEPTEAPPTVERVPPTRPLPSSYEPLPEKEKGDAERERPDSETESDVDDPFLPGVVPEPPITTSPVKRRTQSLSALPKDGDKNSPGKREKDHIRRPMNAFMIFSKRHRALVHQRHPNQDNRTVSKILGEWWYALGPKEKQKYHDLAFQVKEAHFKAHPDWKWCNKDRKKSSSEGRGVPGAKDIRERSMSESTEPHSVELKGVGPGLVGVSERSTAEEHVGQLTRPRAFSQSAMHSLGDRGNTQALAELAQMCGESGSQFSSHAPSLSQNQRGVSEDMTSDDERMVICEEEGDDDVIEDPYPSSSIDLKCKERVSDSDSENASGDEGDRKRVFAPVICSSSSTSSSHHTPHGRSVSLSSYPSSKRYDEGRSGGGGLSDHRRKERGEAEGKDTFVVEGGRGVQAPPLSLSSGQSVISTSLAGGPPPSSAGSLGTNPLLGIGTVRVASTAVTNVMRPVISSPLPIASKPREGGSSSSPHPPERKSLTPQQQPQLLISPGVGGGAAATGGGYYSSSSPNPAGAGGVVTNLVLGGALPAQSAVQLITPSPPSQLPHQQALPSTAVSATHSQSNGPLPVPLLQPQFLPASSLAPPGGKAITQVQYILPSLPASTHPKSPPQQLSQPTSIFNLPTAPPTHVSLSNGKQQGASLPAGAVGVVSSGSRVQTQSPVLQGKMLVPMATVRTAPAPAQQFPIVTPPLPVQNGAQSGSKIIQIAPMPVVQSQLPQGGAVHPASAFPVTVGTAAVVAPGSAPSQTVLLPQAPTRITYVQSTPGISSTLPLVSTTTGSSSSQQALPVPGSAYVPSPLATLGFTAIASPGQTLVQPLIAGQPPLLAAAQTPQPPTSAPAAGSGSQIVTAIYPPSPSVTMATGVVSMAPVPSSVAYTVSSSSASPHILPKHPPTLSAVTPHPQPHPDRQVDRQLPPDRPAERQNDRQAELPGHFERQLDRQLHTSSSGSSVAPPGGSAVSVRPCSPPLQIQIPGNPPGTPKLLQPPVRNPLKVKAAIATIPVGSYDGGGRGKERDKEKEREKEAGRETASNSHFSFDPEPLRQTGSPSAPPTEEPPSLDRSLEGSSTTDSTDARNRESITTKEAAWKEQESLPSPPLPPPSTTEPSLPPPQTDKDTLTPKKIKARPPPLKKTFDSVDKTGRVLSEVYFEERFAELPEFRPEEVLPSPTLQSLATSPRAILGSYRRKRKNSTDLDSATDEQLSPKRKSRRRSSCSSEPNTPKSAAKCEGDIFTFDRAAPDGEDILAELEFEKVPYSSLRRTLDQRRALVMQLFQEQGFFPSAQATAAFQTRYSDIFPTKVCLQLKIREVRQKIMQTATPTDGPGLGPSDSSCSLPGPSGSHSGEGPGRGGDLQDDEAEQGAQASPEKPRDPHESAR, from the exons TGTGGACCAATGTAGAGCCCCGCTCAGTTCCAGTCTTCCCTTGGCATTCATTGGTTCCTTTTCTGGCACCGACCCAATCAGATGCTTCCCCTCAGCCAGAAGAGGGCCAGCACCCAGTCAACCACCCCCAAGCTGCCATCCTAAAGACAG aatgtCAGGGGGTAGCATCGCTTTCACAGGAGCCCACAGAGGCACCTCCCACTGTAGAAAGAGTTCCTCCAACCCGGCCTCTCCCTTCCTCTTATGAGCCGCTTCCAGAGAAGGAGAAAGGAGATGCAGAGAGAGAGAGGCCCGACAGTGAAACTGAGAGTGATGTGGACGACCC TTTCTTACCAGGAGTTGTACCTGAGCCGCCCATCACCACATCACCAGTTAAGAGGCGTACCCAGTCTCTCAGTGCGCTACCCAAAGATGGAGATAAGAACAGTCCAGGAAAG AGAGAAAAAGACCACATCCGACGACCAATGAATGCATTCATGATTTTTAGCAAGCGTCATCGAGCCTTAGTGCACCAGCGGCACCCGAACCAGGACAATAGGACGGTTAGCAAGATCCTTGGGGAGTGGTGGTACGCTCTGGGACCAAAAGAGAAGCAGAAGTACCACGACTTAGCCTTCCAG GTTAAAGAAGCCCATTTTAAAGCCCACCCAGACTGGAAATGGTGTAACAAAGACAGGAAGAAGTCCAGCTCTGAAGGCCGTGGAGTCCCTGGGGCTAAAGACATCAGAGAGAGAAGCATGTCTGAATCCACAG aGCCTCATTCGGTGGAGCTGAAGGGTGTGGGTCCAGGTTTGGTGGGTGTTTCTGAGAGGAGCACAGCAGAAGAGCATGTTGGCCAGCTCACTCGTCCTAGAGCCTTCTCTCAAAGTGCCATGCACAGTCTGGGTGACAGGGGTAACACCCAGGCCCTGGCAGAACTAGCACAG atgtgTGGTGAAAGTGGCAGTCAGTTTTCAAGCCATGCCCCTTCACTCTCACAGAACCAGCGGGGCGTCAGTGAGGACATGACCAGCGACGATGAGCGCATGGTCATCTGCGAGGAGGAGGGGGACGATGATGTCATCG agGACCCTTATCCTAGCAGCTCCATAGATCTGAAATGTAAGGAGCGAGTGTCTGACAGCGACAGTGAGAACGCTTCAGGAGATGAAGGCGATCGGAAG AGGGTTTTTGCCCCAGTCATCTGCTCGTCTTCCTCCACTTCTTCATCGCATCACACCCCCCATGGCAGGAGCGTCTCGCTGTCCTCTTACCCCTCAAGCAAACGCTATGATGAGGGGAGGTCTGGAGGGGGTGGGCTTTCAGACCACAGGAGGAAGGAGAGAGGAGAGGCAGAAGGAAAGGACACTTTTGTGGTTGAGGGTGGCAGAGGTGTGCAGGCCCCTCCCCTCTCCCTCTCCTCTGGTCAGTCAGTCATTTCTACATCTCTAGCTGGAGGGCCCCCGCCCTCGTCCGCAGGCTCTTTGGGAACAAACCCTCTCCTGGGTATTGGGACTGTGCGGGTGGCGTCCACAGCAGTGACCAACGTGATGCGTCCTGTAATCAGCTCGCCCCTCCCCATTGCCAGCAAACCTAGAGAGGGAGGCTCCTCGTCCAGCCCCCACCCCCCTGAGAGGAAGTCCCTGACTCCCCAACAGCAGCCCCAACTTCTGATCAGTCCAGGggttgggggcggggctgcagCCACAGGGGGTGGGTACTACTCTTCATCTTCGCCCAATCCAGCGGGTGCAGGCGGTGTGGTCACTAACTTAGTGTTGGGAGGAGCTCTGCCTGCACAGTCAGCTGTCCAGCTCATTACCCCCTCCCCCCCTTCCCAGCTACCGCATCAGCAAGCCCTCCCCTCCACCGCTGTTtcagccacacatagccaaagcAACGGGCCCCTGCCTGTGCCTCTGCTTCAGCCCCAGTTCCTTCCTGCTTCCTCCCTGGCTCCCCCTGGGGGTAAGGCCATCACACAAGTTCAATACATTCTGCCCAGTTTACCAGCCAGCACCCACCCCAAGAGCCCGCCTCAGCAGCTCAGCCAGCCAACCAGTATCTTCAACTTACCCACAGCACCCCCGACACATGTGTCATTGTCCAATGGAAAGCAGCAGGGTGCGAGTCTACCAGCGGGAGCGGTGGGTGTGGTCAGTTCTGGGTCTAGAG TGCAAACGCAGTCTCCAGTGCTCCAGGGTAAAATGCTGGTTCCCATGGCAACAGTAAGGACTGCACCAGCCCCTGCCCAGCAGTTTCCCATTGTGACTCCACCTCTTCCTGTACAGAATGGTGCTCAGTCTGGAAGCAAG ATCATCCAGATTGCTCCTATGCCAGTGGTCCAGTCGCAGCTCCCTCAGGGAGGAGCAGTGCATCCTGCCAGTGCTTTCCCGGTTACAGTGGGCACAGCCGCTGTGGTGGCACCTGGATCCGCCCCCTCCCAGACGGTGCTGCTGCCACAAGCACCTACTAG AATCACCTATGTCCAGTCCACTCCTGGGATCTCATCCACTCTGCCTTTAGTCTCCACGACAACCGGCTCTTCCTCGTCTCAGCAAGCTCTGCCCGTCCCTGGATCTGCATATGTCCCATCGCCGTTAGCAACCCTCGGGTTCACGGCCATTGCTTCACCTGGACAGACACTCGTTCAGCCGCTAATTGCTG GCCAGCCACCGCTTCTAGCAGCCGCTCAGACCCCACAGCCCCCCACCTCAGCCCCCGCTGCTGGTTCTGGGAGCCAGATAGTCACAGCCATCTACCCTCCTTCACCAagtgtcaccatggcaacaggggTTGTTTCCATGGCACCGGTGCCCTCGAGTGTGGCCTACACCGTCTCCAGCTCAAGTGCTTCCCCACACATCTTGCCTAAACACCCACCAACCCTCAGTGCTGTCACACCTCATCCACAGCCCCATCCGGACAGACAGGTGGACCGGCAGCTGCCTCCGGACAGGCCCGCCGAGCGACAAAATGACAGGCAGGCTGAACTGCCGGGACACTTTGAGAGACAGTTAGACAGGCAGTTGCATACCTCCAGCAGTGGCAGCTCAGTGGCACCCCCTGGTGGCTCAGCAGTGTCCGTCAGGCCCTGCAGTCCTCCCCTTCAAATCCAAATTCCTG gCAACCCACCAGGTACGCCCAAGCTGTTACAGCCTCCGGTCAGGAACCCTCTCAAAGTAAAGGCAGCCATCGCCACCATCCCAGTGGGGAGCTACGATGGAGGAGGCAGGGGAAAAGAGCGTGACAAGGAGAAGGAGCGGGAGAAGGAGGCGGGCAGGGAAACTGCCAGCAACAGTCATTTCTCTTTTGATCCTGAGCCGCTGAGGCAGACGGGCTCTCCgtcagcccctcccacagaggAGCCCCCGTCTTTAGATCGATCTCTGGAGGGCTCCAGTACGACGGACTCTACCGACGCCCGGAACAGAGAAAGCATAACCACCAAAGAG GCTGCATGGAAGGAGCAGGAGtccctcccctcccctcctctcccCCCTCCATCAACCACAGAGCCCTCTTTACCACCTCCACAGACTGACAAAGACACTCTGACGCCCAAAAAGATTAAAGCTCGTCCCCCACCACTGAAGAAGACCTTCGACTCTGTGGACAA GACTGGCAGGGTTCTTTCAGAGGTATACTTTGAGGAACGCTTCGCTGAGCTGCCAGAGTTTCGACCAGAGGAAGTTTTGCCGTCGCCGACCTTGCAAAGCCTGGCCACTTCCCCCCGTGCCATCCTGGGAAGCTACCGCCGAAAGAGGAAGAACTCCACAG atTTGGATTCTGCCACCGATGAGCAGCTATCGCCGAAGAGAAAAAGTCGGCGGCGATCAAGCTGCAGCTCGGAACCAAACACGCCTAAAAGTGCCGCTAAGTGTGAGGGGGACATCTTCACGTTTGACAGAGCAG CCCCTGATGGAGAAGACATTCTGGCTGAACTGGAGTTTGAGAAAGTGCCGTACTCCTCCCTGAGGCGAACTCTGGATCAGAGGAGAGCTCTTGTCATGCAGCTGTTCCAGGAGCAGGGCTTCTTCCCATCAG CTCAGGCCACTGCAGCTTTCCAGACGAGATACTCCGACATTTTTCCCACTAAGGTGTGCTTGCAGCTGAAGATCAGGGAGGTCCGGCAGAAGATCATGCAGACAGCGACTCCCACCGACGGCCCCGGCTTGGGGCCCTCGGACTCCTCGTGCTCTCTTCCCGGACCGTCCGGCTCCCACTCGGGGGAGGGACCTGGGAGAGGTGGAGACCTGCAGGATGACGAGGCTGAACAGGGAGCACAGGCGAGCCCAGAGAAGCCTCGTGATCCACACGAGTCTGCTAGATGA